A genomic stretch from Pseudomonadota bacterium includes:
- the recB gene encoding exodeoxyribonuclease V subunit beta has translation MTIEQPVALRVPLTGVQLIEASAGTGKTWTLSGIFLRLVLETDIAIGGILAVTFTRAATAELRERIRGRLGAMLDLLEGRGTDDGLCALLAARLTDTGRARLKLRAALYGFDDAALYTIHGFCQRVLRDRAFASAMPFETEVLADASELLGAVVADFWRRHIASPPIAQDGGPEALLHDSFVAWLLKRGITPESLRAWLDPLLDKHELRVELPLEPPGGIGPIERYGLLRDRGSELWRAERTDILARLDTGLRRNVYRAERVRNWAAEIDAYFREDADPLALPRRLDRFTTTRLAAASTGAPPSHELFTLAENLLTTHETLVRSFEARLGALRQALLEEAHAALKERLREARLQTYDALLENVYDALTGPRGETLATLLRQRYPAALIDEFQDTDPLQYAIFRRIYGDGGNALVLVGDPKQAIYSFRGADLHTYLKARERCRQVHTLDQNQRSVGGLVTALNTLFGAHAHPFRLPRIAFTPVRAPDTPRVALVEEGRSDPAPLRVFLCRSKDKPLSKTEARSWAATTVATEIARLLAAADAGGVRLGDRPLWARDIAVLVNEHSHGTEVRNALQALGIACAQRSKDSVFHSPEAEQLERLLLALCEPRRIGWVRAALATDLFGLAAHELAALETDGDPLETRLADFEHYHTLWRLHGFIHMFRRLVAECGIAAGLGGFTDGDRRLTNLFHLAELVHCARLYGMEAELAWLAARRRDAGPSEDAELRIEGDEGLVQIVTIHQSKGLEYPVTFVPFLWDGKSRAARGDTCLYHDPEDDDRPVLDLGSARRAEAVTLAREEDLAERLRLAYVALTRARNRSYFCFGRIHEAGASPLAWLLFGTDAGPLPADADIESRFRTLSAEAHGHIRIEDRPDPVPRRVLVAPIESPLAARRLERPVPPPERVVSFTSLHRAGGEWRAELPDHDEGEASPDRGEPGGGRSDFPRGAVAGDCLHEVLERIDFSASPDDWRGVIGRRLAESAYAPGWETALCGWIAEVLATPLWTGAGVPFCLARLSPRAVLKELEFELPLGPLEPSAITAIAARHGLALPALAHERVNGYLKGYIDLVFVHEDRFYIADYKSTWLGAGPADYTQAALEAAMAASGYHLQYLLYTVALHRWLGRRIAGYDYERCFGGVYYLFLRGMQPGRIDSPGRPFGVYRARPALVLIEALDGALARVRTPMP, from the coding sequence ATGACCATCGAGCAGCCCGTGGCCCTACGTGTCCCGCTCACCGGTGTGCAGCTCATCGAGGCCAGCGCCGGGACGGGAAAAACCTGGACCCTGTCGGGGATCTTTCTGCGCCTCGTCTTGGAGACGGACATAGCGATCGGCGGGATCCTCGCCGTCACCTTCACGCGCGCCGCGACCGCCGAGCTGCGCGAGCGCATCCGGGGCCGGCTCGGCGCGATGCTCGACCTCCTGGAGGGCCGCGGTACCGACGACGGGCTGTGTGCCCTTCTCGCCGCGCGGCTCACCGACACCGGGCGCGCGCGGCTCAAGCTGCGCGCGGCCCTGTACGGCTTCGACGATGCCGCCCTCTACACGATCCACGGCTTCTGCCAGCGGGTGCTGCGCGATCGGGCGTTCGCGAGCGCCATGCCCTTCGAGACCGAGGTCCTGGCCGATGCCAGCGAGCTGCTAGGCGCGGTGGTTGCGGACTTCTGGCGCCGCCACATCGCCTCGCCGCCCATCGCACAGGACGGCGGCCCGGAGGCCCTGCTCCATGACTCTTTCGTCGCGTGGCTGCTCAAGAGGGGTATCACGCCCGAGTCCCTGCGCGCGTGGCTCGACCCGCTCCTCGACAAACACGAGCTACGGGTCGAGCTCCCGCTGGAACCGCCAGGCGGCATTGGGCCGATCGAACGCTACGGGTTGCTCCGGGATCGCGGATCCGAGCTATGGCGCGCCGAGCGTACCGACATCCTGGCGCGCCTCGACACCGGGTTGCGCAGGAACGTCTATCGCGCCGAGCGGGTCCGCAACTGGGCCGCGGAGATCGATGCGTATTTCAGAGAGGACGCTGATCCCCTCGCCCTCCCCCGCCGGCTCGATCGCTTCACGACCACGCGGCTCGCGGCAGCCAGCACGGGTGCCCCTCCGAGCCATGAGCTCTTCACGCTCGCCGAGAATCTCTTGACCACGCATGAGACGCTGGTGCGCTCTTTCGAGGCGCGCCTCGGGGCGCTGCGCCAGGCGTTGCTCGAGGAGGCCCATGCGGCACTCAAAGAGAGACTGCGCGAGGCCCGGCTGCAGACCTACGACGCGCTCCTCGAGAACGTATACGACGCACTCACCGGCCCGCGGGGCGAGACGCTCGCCACCCTGCTGAGGCAGCGCTATCCCGCGGCGCTCATCGATGAGTTCCAGGACACCGATCCCCTCCAGTACGCCATCTTCCGGCGCATCTACGGGGACGGTGGCAACGCGCTCGTCCTGGTCGGCGACCCCAAGCAGGCGATCTACAGCTTCCGCGGCGCCGATCTCCACACCTACCTCAAGGCCCGCGAGCGCTGCCGGCAGGTCCATACCCTGGACCAGAACCAGCGTTCGGTCGGCGGGCTCGTGACCGCGCTCAACACGCTCTTCGGCGCCCACGCGCACCCCTTCCGGCTCCCGCGCATCGCCTTTACACCGGTGCGTGCCCCGGATACGCCACGCGTCGCCCTTGTGGAAGAGGGCCGGAGCGACCCCGCCCCGCTGCGGGTGTTCCTGTGCCGCTCGAAGGACAAGCCGCTGTCCAAGACCGAGGCCCGGTCCTGGGCCGCGACCACGGTGGCCACGGAGATCGCCCGCCTGCTCGCCGCTGCCGACGCCGGGGGCGTACGCCTCGGTGATCGCCCGCTCTGGGCACGGGACATCGCGGTGCTGGTCAACGAGCACAGCCACGGCACGGAGGTCCGGAACGCGCTCCAGGCACTCGGGATCGCCTGTGCCCAGCGCTCCAAGGACAGCGTCTTTCACAGCCCCGAGGCCGAGCAACTCGAGCGCCTCTTACTCGCGCTCTGTGAGCCCAGGCGGATCGGGTGGGTGCGGGCGGCGCTGGCGACGGATCTCTTCGGTCTCGCGGCCCACGAGCTCGCGGCCCTGGAGACCGACGGGGACCCCCTGGAGACGCGTCTTGCGGACTTCGAGCATTACCACACGCTGTGGCGTCTGCACGGCTTCATCCACATGTTCCGCCGCCTGGTCGCCGAGTGCGGGATCGCGGCCGGGCTCGGGGGCTTCACCGATGGCGATCGGCGCCTGACCAACCTCTTCCACCTCGCCGAGCTCGTGCACTGCGCGCGGCTCTACGGCATGGAGGCCGAGCTCGCGTGGCTCGCCGCACGGCGCCGGGACGCCGGCCCGAGCGAAGACGCGGAGCTGAGGATCGAGGGCGACGAGGGGCTGGTCCAGATCGTCACCATCCACCAGAGCAAGGGTCTGGAATACCCGGTGACCTTCGTGCCCTTCCTGTGGGACGGCAAGTCGCGTGCGGCCAGGGGCGACACCTGTCTCTATCACGATCCCGAGGACGACGACAGGCCGGTGCTCGACCTCGGTTCCGCGCGCCGCGCAGAGGCCGTGACCCTGGCGCGCGAGGAGGATCTGGCCGAGCGGCTGCGCCTCGCCTATGTGGCCCTGACGCGCGCGCGCAACCGCTCTTACTTTTGCTTTGGGCGGATCCACGAGGCCGGAGCGTCGCCGCTCGCCTGGCTCCTGTTCGGCACGGACGCGGGCCCATTGCCCGCCGATGCGGACATCGAGAGTAGATTTCGCACCCTCTCCGCAGAGGCCCACGGCCATATCCGCATCGAGGACCGGCCGGACCCCGTGCCGCGGCGGGTGCTCGTCGCCCCCATAGAATCGCCCTTGGCCGCGAGGCGTCTCGAACGGCCCGTGCCGCCACCGGAGCGCGTCGTGAGCTTCACCTCGCTGCACCGTGCCGGCGGTGAATGGCGCGCCGAGCTTCCCGACCATGATGAGGGGGAGGCGAGCCCCGATCGCGGCGAGCCGGGCGGCGGGCGCAGCGACTTCCCCCGCGGCGCCGTGGCCGGCGATTGCCTGCACGAGGTCCTGGAACGCATCGACTTCTCCGCATCGCCGGACGACTGGCGAGGGGTGATCGGCCGGCGGCTCGCCGAGAGCGCCTATGCGCCGGGCTGGGAAACCGCGCTCTGCGGGTGGATCGCCGAGGTCCTCGCGACGCCGCTTTGGACCGGTGCCGGCGTCCCTTTCTGTCTGGCCCGGCTGTCACCGCGCGCGGTCTTGAAGGAGCTGGAATTCGAGCTACCGCTCGGTCCGCTGGAGCCGAGCGCGATCACCGCCATCGCCGCCCGCCATGGACTGGCGCTGCCCGCGCTCGCGCACGAGCGGGTGAACGGCTACCTGAAGGGCTACATCGATCTGGTCTTCGTACACGAGGACCGTTTCTATATCGCGGACTACAAGTCCACCTGGCTGGGCGCGGGGCCTGCCGACTACACCCAAGCGGCCCTGGAGGCGGCCATGGCCGCCTCGGGTTATCACCTGCAATACCTGCTCTATACGGTGGCGCTGCACCGCTGGCTGGGCCGGCGGATCGCGGGCTACGACTACGAGCGCTGCTTCGGCGGGGTCTATTATCTCTTCCTGCGCGGCATGCAGCCGGGGCGGATCGACAGCCCGGGTCGGCCCTTCGGGGTGTATCGGGCGCGCCCGGCGCTTGTATTGATCGAGGCCCTGGACGGCGCGCTCGCGCGAGTCCGGACGCCGATGCCATGA
- the recC gene encoding exodeoxyribonuclease V subunit gamma: MFSIIHGNRIEALAERLLTDPARRDTDVLRPETIIVPSLGMARWLRDRIALRDGVCANVECPYLGEFIWKSFSALLPDVPARSPFDPEVIAWCVFERLGALPEIPEYGPLAAYVTHGDPQGRMGLACRIARLFDQYLVYRPDWLRAWERGRLLGLGSGDTERWQARLWRELARLSPSSFREHPKDRYLAALAGLLHRKEDLRVWLPPRIALFAIPHLPPLYLEILLALSAHIDIRCYVLNPCREYWADIVTERDLARLSLAGEAEVSHHEIGHPLLAAWGRQPQQHLNLVAALCGEESVEQDEHYDDPAGVSLLALLQRSILNLDDLDGKRLVLSPHEHSVQVHVCHGLIRELEVLHDQLLSLFDAHPGLSPADIVVMTPDLEAAAPHIDAVFGSAPRERYLPFGITGRASPLGTPLLRAYATLLGLPRSRFEASIVMELIETPAVARRFDLGEADLACIRAWLRESGVRWGRDAQHRAALGLPAEPRHTWADGLARLVLGYALPGGGRRTCAGVLPYDDIEGSQALALGKLCTVFEALEGAARDLAIPRPPAEWATLLIAYTDRFLLPAEDEQGDLKRIRSLLTGLGGDAALAAAHSPVGVEVIAALLTERLMDTAPGASPTGAVTFCGIGSLRGIPFRVVCLIGLADTAFPRQAAVTEFDLMTERPRLGDRARRHDDRAAFLDALLCAREVLYLSYPGHNVRDDSPLPPAIPVSELLDYLGRSVAGGADAVRGRLITEHRLQPWSPHYFRGLSGGGLSGETGALFSYSADYAEVAKRARTDSRSGARPLFLHPLPEPGPEWRQVEIDRLIDFFSHPVRFLLRERLGIHLGAGEAELPAEEPFRLGRQDGSRLAERLLPLCLAGAGDAGIAEIALAGSELPHGAPGRIELRNEWRGLARFRADLIRLGPTHPLDALPFALTIGEVSLTGSLSGLHPDGLFGHRIGTLGAFSLWNAWLRHLCLCAVHPPGIAARSRWLLKDVLLEFTPVEDAEAELGTLLRQYRHGLSTPLPYPPRSALALIEGSAAKARSMWAGRPPQHPGENHDSWFRLLYGGARDDLPGGFESTAHALLDPLFAHLRETPAGEALQNP, from the coding sequence ATGTTCAGCATCATCCACGGCAACCGGATCGAGGCGTTAGCCGAGCGGTTGCTCACCGATCCGGCGCGCCGGGACACGGATGTCCTCCGGCCCGAGACGATCATCGTCCCGAGCCTCGGCATGGCACGCTGGCTCAGGGATCGGATCGCCCTGCGCGATGGGGTGTGTGCGAACGTCGAGTGTCCCTATCTGGGCGAGTTCATCTGGAAGAGTTTTTCGGCACTCTTGCCCGACGTGCCGGCGCGCTCGCCCTTCGATCCCGAGGTCATCGCCTGGTGCGTGTTCGAGCGCCTCGGGGCGCTGCCCGAGATACCCGAATACGGCCCGCTCGCGGCCTATGTCACCCACGGCGATCCACAGGGCCGCATGGGGCTCGCGTGCCGCATCGCGCGGCTCTTCGACCAGTACCTCGTATACCGGCCCGACTGGCTGCGTGCCTGGGAAAGGGGCCGGCTGCTCGGGCTCGGCAGCGGCGACACGGAGCGCTGGCAGGCGCGCCTGTGGCGGGAGTTGGCAAGGCTATCCCCGAGTTCCTTCCGAGAGCACCCCAAGGACCGCTATCTCGCGGCGCTCGCCGGACTTCTGCACAGGAAAGAAGACCTCCGCGTCTGGCTCCCCCCCCGCATCGCGCTATTTGCGATCCCGCACCTGCCACCCCTCTACCTCGAAATCCTCTTGGCACTCTCGGCGCACATCGATATCCGCTGCTACGTGTTGAATCCTTGCCGGGAGTACTGGGCCGACATCGTCACGGAACGCGACCTCGCGCGCCTGTCGCTCGCCGGCGAGGCCGAAGTGTCGCACCACGAGATCGGCCATCCCCTCCTGGCCGCCTGGGGAAGACAGCCGCAGCAACACCTGAACCTCGTCGCCGCCCTGTGCGGCGAAGAAAGCGTCGAGCAGGATGAGCACTACGACGACCCCGCCGGCGTCTCCTTGCTGGCGCTGCTGCAGCGCTCCATCCTTAACCTCGACGACCTGGATGGCAAGCGACTCGTGCTGTCGCCTCATGAGCACTCCGTCCAGGTCCATGTCTGCCACGGTCTGATCCGTGAGCTGGAGGTGTTGCACGACCAGTTGCTGTCGCTCTTCGACGCCCATCCCGGCCTGAGCCCGGCGGACATCGTGGTGATGACCCCCGATCTGGAGGCAGCCGCCCCGCACATCGATGCGGTGTTCGGCTCGGCACCGCGAGAGCGATACCTCCCTTTTGGGATCACCGGCCGGGCCAGCCCTTTAGGTACGCCGCTCCTGCGGGCGTACGCGACGCTCCTCGGGCTGCCGCGCTCGCGTTTCGAGGCCTCCATCGTGATGGAGCTCATCGAGACCCCGGCCGTGGCGCGCCGCTTCGACCTCGGCGAGGCCGATCTGGCCTGCATACGCGCCTGGTTGCGCGAGTCCGGCGTACGCTGGGGTCGAGACGCCCAGCATCGCGCCGCATTGGGCCTCCCCGCGGAACCCCGCCACACCTGGGCGGATGGCCTGGCGCGTCTTGTCCTCGGCTACGCGCTGCCCGGCGGCGGCAGGCGCACCTGCGCCGGGGTCTTGCCCTATGATGACATCGAGGGGAGCCAGGCGCTGGCGTTGGGCAAGCTCTGCACCGTGTTCGAGGCGCTCGAGGGCGCGGCCCGGGACCTCGCCATCCCCCGCCCCCCGGCCGAGTGGGCGACCTTGCTCATCGCCTATACCGACCGCTTCCTGCTGCCCGCCGAGGACGAGCAGGGAGACCTAAAGCGCATCCGCTCCCTCCTCACCGGCCTCGGCGGGGACGCCGCCCTGGCGGCGGCGCACTCGCCCGTCGGGGTGGAGGTCATCGCCGCGCTCCTCACGGAGCGGCTCATGGACACGGCCCCCGGTGCGTCGCCGACCGGCGCGGTCACCTTCTGCGGGATCGGCAGCTTGCGGGGCATCCCGTTCCGGGTCGTGTGCCTCATCGGCCTGGCCGACACCGCCTTCCCCCGCCAGGCAGCCGTTACGGAATTCGATCTCATGACCGAACGGCCGCGCCTGGGGGATCGGGCCCGCCGTCACGACGACCGTGCCGCCTTCCTCGATGCCCTGCTCTGTGCCCGCGAGGTGCTTTACCTGAGCTACCCCGGTCACAACGTTCGTGACGACAGCCCTCTCCCGCCCGCGATACCGGTGTCGGAGCTACTCGATTATTTGGGGCGCTCGGTCGCGGGGGGTGCCGATGCCGTCCGAGGCCGTCTCATCACCGAGCACCGCTTGCAGCCTTGGAGCCCCCATTACTTTAGGGGACTATCGGGGGGAGGTCTATCGGGCGAAACGGGCGCATTGTTCTCCTACTCCGCCGACTACGCGGAGGTCGCAAAGAGGGCCCGGACCGATTCGAGGTCCGGCGCCCGGCCGCTGTTCCTTCATCCACTTCCCGAGCCGGGACCCGAGTGGCGGCAGGTGGAGATCGATCGGCTCATCGACTTCTTTTCTCACCCCGTCCGCTTCCTGCTCCGGGAGCGCCTGGGCATCCACCTCGGCGCCGGGGAGGCCGAGTTGCCGGCAGAGGAACCCTTTCGGCTCGGCCGGCAGGACGGATCCCGGCTGGCCGAGCGGCTCCTGCCGCTGTGCCTCGCGGGTGCCGGCGACGCCGGGATAGCGGAGATCGCCCTGGCCGGCAGCGAGTTGCCCCATGGGGCGCCGGGCCGCATCGAGCTGCGAAACGAGTGGCGGGGACTGGCCCGATTCCGCGCCGATCTCATCCGCCTCGGACCCACGCATCCCCTGGATGCTCTCCCGTTCGCGCTCACGATCGGCGAGGTCTCGCTCACGGGATCGCTCTCCGGGCTGCACCCGGATGGCCTGTTCGGCCATCGGATCGGCACCCTTGGGGCTTTCAGCCTGTGGAACGCCTGGCTGCGGCATCTCTGCCTGTGCGCCGTGCATCCGCCCGGGATCGCGGCCCGGAGTCGCTGGTTGCTGAAGGACGTCCTACTTGAATTCACACCGGTGGAGGACGCGGAGGCGGAGCTTGGAACACTCCTCCGACAATACCGGCACGGCCTGTCCACGCCCCTCCCCTATCCGCCCCGCAGCGCCCTCGCGCTCATCGAGGGCAGCGCTGCCAAGGCCCGCTCGATGTGGGCCGGCCGCCCGCCCCAGCACCCCGGCGAGAACCACGACTCCTGGTTCCGCCTCCTCTACGGCGGCGCCCGCGACGACCTGCCCGGGGGGTTCGAGAGCACGGCCCACGCCCTGCTCGATCCCCTCTTCGCCCATCTGCGGGAGACGCCGGCCGGAGAGGCTCTCCAGAATCCATGA